A genomic segment from Acidobacteriota bacterium encodes:
- a CDS encoding TonB-dependent receptor → MLRNRLSICLMILFGLLLSPALVAMAQQDAAEEQAAEEPSNEEEAAEEEEAGAVTGQPISEEITVTARKREENIQDVPVAVTVLPAETLEDSGVEDISEIQSQVPNLSIYSGRNQSTTLTAFLRGIGQADPLWGVDPGVGLYLDDVYIARPQGALLDVFDIGQIEVLRGPQGTLYGKNTIGGAIKYTSRALTDDFRGKVAVTGGSYNTQDIKASVSGALVPGKLRAGIAFASLTHDGYGTNLFTGRDVSDKDTFAARLSLDWLVSDDVTVKFRADRTEDDAEPKGLTRLEANPFCPLFLGATCPPLDDIFDTQSGLEPLNSTETEGYSLTVDWAINEDWRFKSITAYRESDTENNIDFDTTPAPITDVEATYYDEQTSQEFQFIYDSGGRFDGVFGLYYFDGSAGGLVRNNFLNSLFGTTDGFTDTESFALFGDGTYALSDRLNLNFGVRLTEEEKRGVAFNAGYTDATFTVINAVTADYDQSETFTSVAPKLGLDYSFTDDVLGYVTLSRGFKSGGFNVRAQATAFPESAEPFDDEVLTVGEVGLKSVLADRSLVLNIAAFYGDYEDIQVSTFTSYDSDGDGTDDAFFGNFLNAGSATISGVEVEFNWISPTVSWFGLSGNVSYLDASPDEFLDENGDFFVDTQVISNAPEFTGALNLNFDFPAFGGLITSSIGYAYRDEAILTNEGGPDPTNPAVPLLPISQDSYGIVNAWISWLSGSGTWQFTINGKNLGDEEYLTNGYNIPVLGILQGSYGAPETVTATLGYRF, encoded by the coding sequence ATGCTTCGAAATCGACTCAGCATCTGTCTCATGATCCTGTTCGGGCTCCTGCTCAGCCCGGCGCTGGTGGCCATGGCGCAACAAGACGCCGCCGAGGAGCAGGCCGCCGAAGAACCCAGCAACGAAGAAGAGGCGGCGGAAGAGGAAGAGGCGGGAGCGGTCACCGGCCAGCCCATCTCCGAGGAGATCACCGTCACCGCCCGTAAGCGCGAGGAGAACATCCAGGACGTGCCGGTGGCGGTGACCGTGCTGCCCGCCGAGACTCTCGAGGATAGCGGGGTGGAGGATATTTCGGAGATCCAATCCCAGGTACCCAACCTCTCCATCTACTCCGGGCGCAACCAGAGCACCACCCTCACCGCCTTCCTCCGCGGCATCGGTCAGGCCGATCCCCTGTGGGGCGTCGATCCCGGTGTCGGCCTGTACCTCGATGACGTCTACATCGCCCGTCCCCAGGGCGCGCTGCTGGACGTCTTCGACATCGGTCAGATCGAAGTGCTGCGTGGCCCCCAGGGCACCCTTTACGGCAAGAACACCATCGGCGGCGCGATCAAATACACCAGCCGGGCCCTCACCGACGACTTCCGCGGCAAGGTGGCGGTAACCGGCGGTAGCTACAACACCCAGGACATCAAGGCCAGCGTCTCCGGCGCCCTGGTCCCCGGCAAGCTGCGGGCGGGCATCGCCTTCGCTTCCCTGACCCACGACGGCTACGGCACCAACCTCTTCACCGGCCGCGACGTCTCCGACAAGGACACCTTCGCCGCCCGCCTGTCCCTGGACTGGCTGGTCAGCGACGATGTGACGGTCAAATTCCGCGCCGACCGCACCGAGGACGACGCTGAGCCCAAGGGCCTGACCCGGCTGGAGGCGAATCCCTTCTGCCCCCTCTTCCTGGGCGCCACCTGCCCGCCGCTGGACGACATCTTCGACACCCAGAGCGGCCTGGAGCCCCTCAACAGCACCGAGACCGAGGGCTACTCCCTGACCGTCGACTGGGCGATCAACGAGGATTGGCGCTTCAAGTCCATCACCGCCTATCGTGAGTCGGACACCGAGAACAACATCGACTTCGACACCACCCCGGCGCCCATCACCGACGTCGAGGCCACCTACTACGATGAGCAGACCTCGCAGGAATTCCAATTCATCTACGACAGTGGCGGCCGCTTCGACGGTGTCTTCGGCCTCTACTACTTCGACGGCAGCGCCGGCGGTCTGGTGCGCAACAACTTCCTCAACAGCCTCTTTGGCACCACCGACGGTTTCACCGACACCGAGTCCTTCGCCCTCTTCGGCGACGGTACCTACGCCCTGTCGGATCGCCTCAACCTCAACTTCGGCGTGCGGCTGACGGAGGAGGAGAAGCGGGGCGTGGCCTTCAACGCCGGCTACACCGACGCCACCTTCACCGTCATCAACGCCGTCACCGCCGACTACGACCAGTCCGAGACCTTTACCTCGGTGGCGCCGAAACTGGGGCTGGACTACTCCTTCACCGACGACGTGCTGGGCTATGTCACCCTGTCCCGCGGCTTCAAGAGCGGCGGCTTCAACGTTCGCGCCCAGGCCACCGCCTTCCCCGAGTCCGCCGAGCCCTTCGACGACGAGGTGCTCACCGTCGGCGAGGTGGGCCTCAAGTCGGTGCTGGCGGACCGCAGCCTGGTGCTCAACATCGCGGCCTTCTACGGTGATTACGAGGACATCCAGGTGAGTACCTTCACCTCCTACGACTCCGACGGCGACGGCACCGACGACGCCTTCTTCGGCAACTTCCTCAACGCCGGCAGCGCCACCATCTCGGGTGTGGAGGTGGAGTTCAACTGGATTTCGCCCACCGTCTCGTGGTTCGGTCTGTCCGGCAACGTCAGCTATCTCGATGCCTCGCCGGATGAGTTCCTGGACGAGAACGGGGACTTCTTCGTCGACACCCAGGTGATCAGCAACGCTCCGGAGTTCACCGGCGCGCTGAACCTCAACTTCGACTTCCCGGCCTTCGGCGGCCTGATCACCAGCAGCATCGGCTACGCCTACCGGGACGAAGCCATCCTCACCAACGAGGGCGGCCCGGACCCGACCAACCCGGCGGTGCCCCTGCTGCCCATCTCCCAGGATTCCTACGGCATCGTCAACGCCTGGATCTCCTGGCTCTCGGGCAGTGGCACCTGGCAGTTCACCATCAACGGCAAGAACCTCGGCGACGAGGAATACCTGACCAACGGCTACAACATTCCGGTGCTGGGCATCCTGCAGGGTTCCTACGGCGCGCCGGAGACCGTCACCGCCACCCTCGGGTATCGGTTCTAA
- a CDS encoding response regulator transcription factor, translating into MKIRVLVADDHTIVRQGLVSLLDEGGDCEVVAQAGDGVEAVELALRQRPDVAVLDLSMPRLGGLEAARRIHEELPSTRILVLTVHEEEEYVLPVVRAGASGYLVKDSAASELLAAVRALAAGEGYFGPQAARVLAEQYRHPERTPEDPYGSLTPREREVFHLVVEGKTTKEVGKALGISTKTAENHRTRLMDKLGVHNTVELVRYAARKGLLG; encoded by the coding sequence GTGAAGATTCGGGTTCTGGTGGCCGACGACCACACCATCGTGCGCCAGGGATTGGTCAGCCTGCTCGACGAGGGCGGTGATTGCGAGGTGGTGGCTCAGGCCGGAGATGGAGTGGAAGCGGTGGAGCTGGCTCTTCGCCAGCGTCCGGACGTGGCGGTGCTGGATCTCAGCATGCCGCGGTTGGGAGGCCTGGAGGCAGCGCGGCGGATCCACGAAGAGCTACCCTCGACGCGCATCCTGGTGCTCACGGTGCACGAAGAAGAGGAATATGTGCTGCCGGTGGTGCGCGCCGGGGCCTCGGGGTATTTGGTCAAGGACAGTGCGGCCTCGGAGCTGCTGGCGGCGGTGCGGGCTCTGGCTGCCGGCGAGGGCTACTTTGGTCCTCAGGCGGCGCGGGTTCTGGCGGAGCAGTACCGCCATCCGGAGCGCACCCCGGAGGATCCCTACGGCTCCCTCACCCCTCGCGAGCGGGAGGTCTTCCATCTGGTGGTGGAGGGCAAAACCACCAAGGAGGTGGGCAAGGCCCTGGGCATCAGCACCAAGACCGCCGAGAACCACCGCACTCGTCTGATGGACAAGCTGGGCGTGCACAACACCGTGGAGCTGGTGCGCTACGCTGCTCGCAAGGGGCTGTTGGGGTAA
- a CDS encoding thioredoxin family protein, whose amino-acid sequence MVATASTMLPLGTDAPDFHLTDTEGHDVSLSTFAGAPALLVVFMCNHCPFVVKIRDGLAKFALDYRDQGLAVVGINSNDPAKYPDDSPEKMKEEVRKVGYIFPYLFDASQDVAKTYRAACTPDFFLFDGDRKLVYRGQFDDSRPGNELPVTGADLRRAVDAVLAGNPVPEPQKPSMGCNIKWREGNEPEYFGL is encoded by the coding sequence ATGGTGGCCACTGCTTCGACTATGCTGCCCCTGGGCACAGATGCCCCAGACTTCCATCTCACCGACACCGAGGGACACGATGTTTCCCTCAGCACCTTCGCCGGGGCACCGGCGCTTTTGGTGGTCTTCATGTGCAACCACTGCCCCTTCGTGGTCAAGATCCGCGACGGGCTGGCGAAGTTTGCTCTGGACTACCGCGACCAAGGCCTGGCGGTGGTGGGCATCAACTCCAACGATCCGGCCAAATATCCCGACGACAGCCCGGAGAAGATGAAAGAAGAAGTGCGCAAGGTGGGCTACATCTTTCCCTACCTCTTCGACGCCAGCCAGGACGTCGCCAAGACCTACCGCGCCGCCTGCACGCCGGACTTCTTCCTCTTCGACGGCGACCGCAAGCTGGTCTACCGCGGCCAATTCGACGACAGCCGCCCGGGCAACGAGCTGCCGGTCACCGGCGCCGACCTGCGCAGGGCCGTCGACGCAGTGCTCGCCGGCAATCCCGTGCCGGAGCCCCAGAAGCCCAGCATGGGCTGCAATATCAAATGGCGGGAAGGCAACGAGCCCGAGTACTTCGGACTCTGA
- a CDS encoding M36 family metallopeptidase — translation MSYSSGSRPGGPSPTHLLRRLRPHRLHLPWLGALALACFLTAAPAWGIADILDIHRPLADFDSRTDVLAPTPQQLALVDQLGAAATWNRFGTPQSLINYGSFLASGYGSDPATAARAWLRDNSSLFHLSAQGVDALELVNVSPMGGPETAAVLFRQSFGGLIAASGGLITVGVTDGDIVYASSSAVGDQAPPGAPVLSATEAWLLAASSIGLPLSALDLSGLRQEGDWTVFDVLGLLQPQRSRLRAFPTPIGGVLPAFETLVLDVLGGHAQAYTIFVDAQTGELLARHNRVQRLQAPTAVQAAQLLPVPRWNLFPANPPLDLSTNDTRSLACWTLTDSNGQPISGCDLELENSAARAPWDHLPLAGAPTFTTLGNAASSASAWLSPLTPAEGYRPVSLDRNYDFPWLNTWQESGCSPLSFTPPGVTNANDLDAATVNLFAMHNRMHDWSYFLGFTEANYNLQVSNFGLTPPNQETDPEIGNVQAGAVTGGFPTFLGRDNANQVTLNDGIPGITNMYLWQPIAGAFYAPCVDGDFDMGVIGHEYTHAISNRMAGGPDDNLTGAQAGAMGESWSDLVAMEYLNEYGLVPTAGESPYAVGTYATGSGEKGIRNYNMSRNLTPPAVGAHTAPLTQRNPLNYSNVGYDTSGAQVHADGEIWSTTNFDLRAALVDKYDAQFPAADAVLQARCADGELPADLCPGNRRWAQIVFDAWLLMPASVSMLDARDAYLAADMMRFGGANQLELWRTFAHRGMGENASSQGADDSDPAPSFESPLEAEANLLFNIVDTDTGAPVEAEVFIGHYEARSVPVADTVAGTVLGATVSLLPGLTQDFLVRADGYGHVRFPYQALSASSSTLTVGMPKNLASTHNGATAAGSGVNLDALIDDTEATNWADLIAPAAGDQVTVDLSGGVQRITRVNVSALLRPEDAENADSAAQNRFTALRQFEIRTCVTGASLLNPTCSGLLPTGFSTIFTSPADAFPAGVPRPLAPDMILREFDVPDTDATHVQLRVLHSQCTGTPAYQGEQDADPLNATDCSTASSNADVVRAAELQVFGTDPSTPD, via the coding sequence ATGTCTTATTCTTCTGGTTCTCGTCCCGGCGGGCCGTCTCCAACCCATCTTCTGCGCCGCCTCCGCCCTCACCGCCTGCACCTTCCTTGGCTCGGCGCGCTGGCGCTGGCCTGTTTTCTCACAGCGGCTCCCGCCTGGGGCATCGCCGACATCCTGGACATTCATCGGCCGCTGGCGGACTTCGACTCCCGCACCGACGTGCTGGCTCCCACCCCTCAACAGCTCGCTCTGGTGGACCAGCTGGGTGCCGCCGCGACCTGGAATCGCTTCGGCACGCCCCAATCCCTGATCAACTATGGCTCTTTCCTCGCCAGCGGCTACGGCTCCGACCCCGCCACCGCCGCCCGCGCCTGGTTGCGAGACAACTCGTCGCTATTCCACCTCAGCGCCCAAGGAGTCGACGCGCTGGAGCTGGTCAACGTCTCGCCCATGGGCGGCCCGGAGACCGCCGCGGTGCTCTTCCGTCAGAGCTTTGGCGGCCTCATTGCCGCCAGCGGCGGCTTGATCACCGTCGGCGTCACCGATGGAGACATCGTCTACGCCTCCTCCTCCGCCGTCGGCGACCAGGCCCCGCCAGGGGCTCCGGTGCTTTCCGCCACCGAGGCCTGGCTGCTGGCCGCATCCAGCATCGGCTTGCCGCTCTCCGCCCTCGATCTTTCCGGCCTCCGCCAGGAAGGGGATTGGACGGTCTTCGACGTCCTCGGCCTGCTGCAGCCCCAGCGCTCCCGTCTGCGGGCATTCCCGACTCCCATCGGCGGCGTCTTACCGGCGTTCGAAACCTTGGTACTCGACGTTCTGGGCGGTCACGCCCAGGCCTATACGATCTTCGTCGACGCCCAAACCGGTGAGCTGCTGGCCCGCCACAATCGGGTTCAGCGCCTGCAGGCTCCCACCGCGGTGCAGGCCGCCCAGCTTCTCCCGGTGCCGCGCTGGAACCTCTTCCCGGCCAACCCCCCTCTCGATCTCTCCACCAACGACACCCGCTCGCTGGCCTGCTGGACTCTGACGGATTCCAACGGCCAGCCCATCTCCGGCTGCGACCTGGAGCTGGAAAACTCGGCGGCCCGCGCTCCTTGGGACCACTTACCCCTTGCCGGAGCTCCTACCTTCACCACATTGGGCAATGCCGCTTCGTCGGCGTCCGCGTGGCTCAGCCCGCTGACGCCGGCGGAGGGGTATCGCCCGGTGAGTCTCGACCGCAACTATGACTTCCCATGGCTCAACACCTGGCAGGAGAGCGGCTGCTCGCCGCTGTCCTTCACCCCTCCCGGCGTCACCAACGCCAACGATCTGGACGCCGCCACGGTCAACCTCTTCGCCATGCACAACCGGATGCACGATTGGTCGTATTTCCTCGGCTTCACCGAGGCCAACTACAACCTGCAGGTCAGCAACTTCGGTCTGACGCCTCCCAACCAGGAGACCGATCCGGAGATCGGCAATGTCCAGGCGGGAGCGGTCACCGGCGGATTCCCCACCTTCCTGGGGCGCGACAACGCCAACCAGGTCACCCTCAATGACGGCATCCCGGGCATCACCAATATGTACCTCTGGCAGCCCATCGCCGGCGCCTTCTATGCCCCTTGCGTCGACGGCGACTTCGACATGGGAGTGATCGGCCACGAATACACCCACGCGATCTCCAACCGCATGGCGGGCGGCCCGGACGACAACCTCACCGGCGCCCAGGCCGGCGCCATGGGTGAGAGCTGGTCGGATCTGGTGGCCATGGAGTACCTCAACGAGTACGGCCTGGTGCCCACCGCCGGCGAGAGCCCCTACGCCGTGGGCACCTACGCCACCGGCAGCGGCGAGAAGGGGATTCGCAACTACAACATGTCGCGCAACCTCACCCCGCCGGCGGTGGGCGCCCACACCGCCCCCCTGACCCAGCGCAACCCATTGAACTACAGCAACGTCGGCTACGACACCAGCGGCGCCCAGGTGCACGCCGACGGCGAGATTTGGAGCACTACCAACTTCGACCTGCGGGCGGCGCTGGTGGACAAATACGACGCTCAATTCCCGGCCGCCGATGCCGTGCTGCAGGCCCGCTGCGCCGACGGTGAGCTGCCCGCGGACCTCTGCCCGGGCAATCGCCGCTGGGCGCAGATCGTTTTCGACGCCTGGCTCCTGATGCCCGCCAGCGTCAGCATGCTCGACGCCCGGGACGCCTATCTGGCGGCGGACATGATGCGCTTCGGCGGCGCCAACCAGCTGGAGCTGTGGCGCACCTTCGCCCACCGCGGCATGGGGGAGAACGCCTCCAGCCAGGGCGCCGACGACAGCGATCCGGCGCCGAGCTTTGAGTCGCCGCTGGAAGCGGAGGCGAATCTACTCTTCAACATCGTCGACACGGACACCGGCGCGCCGGTGGAAGCGGAGGTCTTCATCGGCCACTACGAGGCCCGCTCCGTCCCCGTCGCCGACACCGTCGCCGGCACGGTGCTGGGCGCCACCGTCAGCCTGCTACCCGGCCTCACCCAAGACTTCCTGGTGCGCGCCGACGGCTACGGCCACGTGCGCTTCCCCTACCAGGCTCTGAGCGCCAGCAGCTCGACCCTCACCGTGGGGATGCCCAAGAACCTGGCCTCGACCCACAACGGAGCCACCGCCGCCGGCAGCGGGGTGAATCTCGACGCTCTCATCGACGACACCGAGGCCACCAACTGGGCCGACCTCATCGCCCCCGCGGCGGGAGACCAGGTCACCGTCGATCTCAGCGGCGGCGTCCAGCGCATCACCCGGGTCAACGTCAGTGCCCTGCTGCGACCGGAAGATGCAGAGAATGCGGACTCGGCGGCGCAAAATCGCTTCACCGCCCTGCGCCAATTCGAGATCCGCACCTGCGTGACCGGCGCCAGCCTGCTCAACCCCACGTGTTCCGGCCTGCTGCCGACGGGTTTCAGCACGATTTTCACCAGCCCCGCGGACGCCTTCCCGGCGGGGGTGCCGCGACCGCTGGCGCCGGACATGATCCTGCGCGAATTCGATGTGCCAGATACCGACGCTACCCACGTGCAGCTGCGGGTGCTCCACAGCCAATGCACCGGCACGCCGGCCTACCAGGGAGAGCAGGACGCGGACCCGCTCAACGCCACGGATTGCTCCACCGCGTCGTCCAACGCCGACGTGGTGCGCGCCGCCGAGCTACAGGTCTTCGGCACCGATCCGTCGACGCCCGATTGA
- a CDS encoding TetR/AcrR family transcriptional regulator — protein MVARRKQDRSRVSLEQALEAALELFSSQGFGATSMRQIAERSGLSMGNLYHHFANKEAIFKQLLDRYWERLQDPEHPLQQLFARADFPDDLEDMAAAIEQVVRENRPYILLIYVDVVEFRGAHIGSFYEGMAERFREVYGTKLEARKAAGELGEIDPLVGVILAVRWFFYFFTIEQCFGAPMHFGMNPQQATEEFIRLLRYGLLPRGPSGNRPPESS, from the coding sequence ATGGTTGCCCGCCGCAAACAGGATCGGTCTCGGGTGTCGCTGGAGCAGGCCTTGGAGGCCGCGCTGGAGCTCTTCTCCAGCCAGGGCTTCGGGGCCACCTCCATGCGTCAGATCGCCGAGCGGTCGGGGTTGTCCATGGGCAACCTCTACCACCACTTCGCCAACAAAGAGGCCATCTTCAAACAGCTCTTGGACCGCTACTGGGAGCGCTTGCAGGATCCCGAGCATCCGCTGCAGCAACTCTTCGCCCGGGCGGACTTCCCCGACGACTTGGAGGATATGGCGGCAGCCATCGAGCAGGTGGTGCGGGAGAACCGGCCGTACATCCTGCTCATCTACGTCGACGTGGTGGAGTTCCGCGGCGCGCACATCGGCTCCTTCTACGAAGGCATGGCGGAGCGCTTTCGGGAGGTTTACGGCACCAAGCTGGAGGCGCGCAAGGCGGCGGGGGAGCTGGGGGAGATCGATCCTCTGGTGGGGGTGATCCTGGCGGTGCGCTGGTTCTTCTACTTCTTCACCATCGAACAGTGCTTCGGCGCGCCCATGCACTTTGGCATGAATCCGCAACAGGCGACGGAGGAATTCATCCGCCTGCTGCGCTACGGACTGCTGCCGCGGGGGCCGTCGGGGAACCGCCCTCCGGAGAGCTCCTGA
- a CDS encoding sensor histidine kinase, whose translation MPAEAPAGTDLKELADRIHRLNQDNVELFRQLVEGEQRFRGLAKAVWRVQEEERRRLARELHDSLGQTLTALKIQLQRLSARAEDSDPQLARELAGTGDVVHEALAEARRLSHLLRPRVLDDLGLVPALRWLGRTLGEGTGFRVQLALDDLDDGRLPPELETLVFRVSQEAVTNALKHSGADACELRLERRGGGLRLTVTDDGRGFDPAAVARGDGGHGLAGIRDRVEIFGGKLQIRSQPGEGATMEIWLPLGSGAASSVDKPPKESQ comes from the coding sequence TTGCCGGCTGAGGCTCCAGCGGGTACGGACCTGAAGGAGCTGGCGGACCGGATTCACCGGCTGAATCAGGACAACGTCGAGCTCTTCCGCCAGCTGGTGGAGGGAGAGCAGCGCTTCCGGGGCCTCGCCAAGGCCGTGTGGCGGGTGCAGGAGGAGGAGCGCCGGCGCTTGGCCCGGGAACTCCACGACAGCCTCGGCCAGACGCTGACGGCGCTGAAGATCCAGCTGCAGCGCCTCTCCGCCCGGGCGGAAGACTCGGATCCGCAGCTGGCCCGGGAGCTCGCCGGCACCGGCGACGTGGTGCACGAAGCTCTCGCCGAGGCCCGCCGGCTGTCCCATCTGCTGCGTCCCCGAGTGCTCGACGATCTCGGCCTGGTGCCGGCGTTGCGCTGGCTCGGCCGCACTCTGGGAGAGGGCACCGGCTTCCGGGTACAGCTGGCCCTCGATGATCTGGATGATGGGCGCCTGCCGCCGGAGCTGGAGACGCTGGTCTTCCGAGTGTCTCAGGAGGCGGTGACCAACGCTCTCAAGCACTCCGGCGCCGACGCCTGCGAGCTGCGCCTGGAACGTCGCGGCGGTGGGCTGCGGCTGACGGTGACGGACGACGGCCGGGGTTTCGACCCGGCGGCGGTGGCGCGGGGGGATGGCGGCCACGGCCTGGCGGGGATCCGGGACCGGGTGGAGATCTTTGGTGGCAAGCTGCAGATCCGCTCGCAGCCCGGCGAGGGGGCGACCATGGAGATCTGGCTTCCGCTGGGATCCGGGGCTGCTTCATCCGTGGATAAGCCCCCGAAGGAGAGTCAGTGA